One stretch of Oncorhynchus clarkii lewisi isolate Uvic-CL-2024 chromosome 3, UVic_Ocla_1.0, whole genome shotgun sequence DNA includes these proteins:
- the LOC139386931 gene encoding ankyrin repeat and IBR domain-containing protein 1: MGNTATKFRKALINGDEGLAYQLYEGSPQFKESLDPNTSYGEPYQHNTPLHYAARHAMTRLIRSFLFSKDGNPNKRNVHNETSLHLLCMGPQILMGEGPLQPRLARPELDEMKRAECLQIILKWTGAKLDQGEYENANVNSTDNKKNTSLHYAAASGLKKCVEILVNREADLFAENEDRETPCDCAEKQHHKELALSLESRMVFSLAPESIEAEYTALDHREIYEGLRPQELRRLKDMLIVETADMLQTPLFTAEALLRAHDWDRENLLEAWMSNAEECCQRSGVHMPSAPPSGHNAWDTLPSPRTPRTTRSSITSPDEISLSPGDDERTPCGICMCPLSIFEEPVHMSCGHEFCRACWEGFLNLKIQEGEAHNIFCPAHDCFQLVPVEVIESVVSREMDKRYLQFDIKAFVENNPAIRWCPKAGCERAVRLSSRGPGSSSSDPFSLPLLRAPAVDCGKGHVFCWECQGEAHEPCDCQTWKMWLAEVTEMRPQELAGVSEAYEDAANCLWLLSNAKPCANCKSPIQKNEGCNHMQCAKCKYDFCWICLEEWKKHSSSTGGYYRCTRYEVINQVEEQNKDMTVEAEKKHKGFQELDRFMHYYTRFQNHEHSYQLEQRLLKTAKDKMEQLSRALSGRDGGPPDTTFIEDAVLELLKTRRILKCSYPYGFFLEIKSTKKEIFELMQTDLEMVTEDLAQKVNRPYLRTPRHKIIRAACLVQQKRQEFLASVARGVAPSDSPEAPRRSFGGGTWDWEYLGFASPEEYAEFQYRRRHRDRQQRRQRGDIPHLDEHSDSTLDTQEMGGGRRPGPPMGSLDEDDPNILLAIQLSLQESGLATAGDTPELLSNEASLGAIGTSLPSRLDAESQRVEVGPRGAISSQRLYEGVSGVYALHHHHPSQQHYSNHNLNPFREPSSGQALFSSSNGTADSTTTASTGLQDPSHPNTNLLGNIMAWFHDMNPQSITLIPSTTTTTSSDTDLDFNMAAQTTANTASEVEEEEVQADLHQPRAKPQKGEGELGEDVDCFPFLSQGLEEKEAERERPTHLDLTVGSEVMAPSYMVTTGTGDRAGERLAGGNVVHVDTPMCDSVTSDLLPSTSSSEWEEQIHLV, encoded by the exons gTCCTTTCTCTTCAGTAAGGACGGCAACCCCAACAAGCGTAACGTTCACAATGAGacgtccctccatctcctctgtaTGGGCCCCCAGATCCTAATGGGGGAGGGGCCTCTGCAGCCGCGGCTGGCCCGGCCCGAGCTGGACGAGATGAAGAGGGCAGAGTGTCTCCAGATCATCCTGAAATGGACCGGAGCcaagctggaccagggagagtaTGAGAACGCCAACGTCAACTCCACTGACAACAAGAAGAACACATCGCTGCACTACGCAGCCGCCTCGGGGTTgaagaagtgtgttgag ATTCTAGTAAATAGGGAAGCGGACCTGTTTGCGGAGAATGAGGACCGTGAGACGCCGTGTGACTGTGCAGAGAAGCAGCATCACAAGGAGCTGGCCCTCAGCCTGGAGTCTCGGATGGTCTTCAGCCTGGCCCCAGAGAGCATAGAGGCAGAGTACACTGCTCTGGACCACAGAGAG atatACGAGGGTCTGAGGCCTCAGGAGCTGCGTCGTCTGAAGGACATGCTGATAGTGGAGACGGCAGACATGCTGCAGACCCCTCTCTTTACTGCTGAGGCTCTGCTTAGAGCACATG actgggacagagagaacCTGCTGGAGGCCTGGATGTCTAACGCTGAGGAATGCTGCCAGCGGTCTGGGGTCCACATGCCCAGTGCTCCTCCTAGTGGGCACAACGCCTGGGACACCCTGCCGTCCCCTCGTACCCCCAGGACCACCCGCTCCTCCATCACCTCCCCTGACGAGATCAGCCTCTCCCCCGGGGACGACGAAAGGACACCG TGTGGTATCTGTATGTGCCCCCTCTCTATCTTCGAGGAACCGGTTCACATGTCGTGTGGTCACGAGTTCTGCCGAGCATGCTGGGAAGG gtttctGAATCTGAAGATTCAGGAAGGGGAGGCTCACAACATCTTCTGCCCGGCGCACGACTGCTTCCAGCTGGTTCCTGTGGAGGTCATAGAGAGTGTCGTCTCCAGAGAGATGGACAAGCGCTACCTGCAGTTCGAcatcaag GCGTTTGTGGAGAACAACCCAGCTATCCGCTGGTGTCCCAAGGCGGGCTGTGAGCGGGCGGTGCGTCTCTCATCCCGGGGTCCAGGTAGCAGCTCCTCGGACCCGTTCAGTCTACCTCTCCTCAGAGCGCCCGCTGTGGACTGTGGCAAGGGACACGTCTTCTGTTG ggaGTGCCAGGGAGAAGCCCATGAACCATGCGACTGCCAGACATGGAAGATGTGGCTGGCTGAAGTGACTGAGATGAGACCCCAAGAAT TGGCCGGTGTGAGTGAAGCCTATGAAGATGCAGCCAACTGCTTGTGGTTACTGTCCAACGCCAAACCCTGCGCCAACTGCAAGTCTCCTATTCAGAAGAACGAAGGCTGCAACCACATGCAGTGTGCTAAG tgtAAATATGACTTCTGCTGGAtctgtctggaggagtggaagaAACACAGCTCGTCTACTGGAGGTTACTACCGCTGTACCCGCTATGAGGTCATCAACCAGGTGGAGGAGCAGAACAAAGACATGACTGTGGAG GCTGAGAAGAAGCACAAGGGATTCCAGGAACTGGACCGCTTCATGCATTACTACACACGCTTCCAGAACCATGAACACAGTTACCAG CTGGAGCAGCGCCTGTTGAAGACAGCCAAAGACAAGATGGAACAGCTGAGCAGAGCCTTGAGTGGAC gAGACGGAGGCCCACCTGACACTACGTTCATTGAAGACGCTGTACTGGAGCTGCTGAAGACGCGTCGCATCCTCAAGTGCTCTTACCCCTACGGCTTCTTCCTGGAGATCAAATCCACCAAGAAAGAGATTTTTGAACTTATGCAG acTGACTTGGAGATGGTGACAGAGGACCTAGCTCAGAAAGTCAACCGTCCTTACCTCCGAACTCCCCGTCACAAGATCATCCGAGCGGCCTGTTTGGTGCAGCAGAAGAGACAGGAGTTCCTGGCCTCCGTCGCCCGGGGGGTGGCCCCAAGCGACTCCCCAGAGGCCCCTAGACGCAG TTTTGGAGGTGGAACGTGGGACTGGGAGTATTTGGGCTTTGCATCTCCTGAG GAGTATGCAGAGTTTCAGTACCGGAGGAGACACAGGGATCGTcagcagaggagacagagaggggacattCCCCATCTTGACGAGCATAGCGACAGCACTTTAG ACACACAGGAAATGGGCGGTGGGCGAAGACCTGGTCCCCCCATG GGCTCATTGGACGAGGACGATCCCAACATCCTATTGGCTATCCAGCTGTCACTCCAAGAGTCTGGGTTGGCGACGGCCGGGGACACTCCAGAGTTGTTGTCCAATGAGGCGTCCCTAGGGGCCATCGGCACCTCCCTCCCGTCCAGACTGGACGCGGAGTCCCAGAGGGTGGAGGTGGGGCCCCGGGGGGCCATCAGCAGCCAACGCCTCTATGAAGGGGTTTCAGGGGTCTATgcattacaccaccaccacccatccCAGCAGCACTACAGCAACCACAATCTCAACCCGTTCAGGGAGCCTTCTTCAGGCCAGGCTCTGTTCTCGTCCTCCAATGGTACTGCGGACTCCACTACCACCGCATCAACAGGGCTCCAGGACCCCTCACACCCAAACACCAACCTGCTGGGTAACATCATGGCCTGGTTCCATGACATGAACCCTCAGAGCATCACCCTcatcccctccaccaccaccaccacctcctcagaCACAGACCTAGACTTCAACATGGCAGCACAGACCACGGCCAACACAGCCTccgaggtggaggaggaggaggtccaaGCTGACCTCCACCAGCCCCGTGCCAAGCCCCAGAAAGGCGAGGGCGAGCTGGGGGAAGATGTGGACTGTTTCCCCTTCCTTTCTCAGGGCCTGGAGGAGAaggaggctgagagggagagacccACCCATCTAGACCTGACGgtggggtcagaggtcatggcCCCGTCCTACATGGTGACTACCGGGACAGGGGACCGGGCCGGGGAGAGGCTCGCTGGGGGTAACGTCGTTCACGTTGACACGCCCATGTGTGActctgtgacctctgaccttctGCCTAGCACCAGCTCTTCAGAATGGGAGGAGCAGATACACCTTGTCTGA